Part of the Phycisphaerales bacterium genome, GCCTCGACGATGGAGAAGCCGCGGCGGCAATGTGGATGGATCCTTGTCATAGTCACCTAGGGGGCTTCAACTGCATAGATCTCGATCGGAAGATCTCTCGCGCCCGAGAGGACCCAGGCCCCCGGCACCGACGTCGTCGCGACCCAGCCATCGGTGAGGAACTGCGGCGAGTTCTCGAGCGGGACGTCGACCGAAGGCTTGCTCTTTGCAGAAGAGATCACGATCGCCACGAAATCCTCGTCATCGAAGACGACTTCGGTGTCGAAGGTCACCTCGACAAACTCGAGCGTTTCGGGCAGATCTTGCTTGCGGATCGTGGTCGTCGTGAGTGCCGTCGGCATCGGTACCGCGGTCAGCATGTTCACCCGATGAACAGAAATGTTGACGTTGTCGGCTTGGTGGGCTGCCTCAGTCATCGGAACGATGATGCGAGTAATCGCGTAGGGCCGACCACTCGACGGCGACGCCGGCTGCACGATCGCCGCGACCGAGACGCCATCATCGACGCTGAACGTCTGGGCGGGACTGCCGCTGTAGGCTCGTTCGAAGACGAGTTCGTCGGCGGCCGCTGGCGGAGCAACTCCGTGCCATGTCGCGTCTGCCGGCGTCGTCGCGACGAAGTAGTCCATCGACAGGCTCGTGACCGAGGGCACGATCGGCCACGGCGTCGAGCCGTTCATGGAGAGCGTGATCGGATCGCCGTCGCTCCCGCTCCAGGCGTAGCGGATCAGGTCGGGCGCGCCGTCGCCGGTGCGATCGGGCACGTAGAAGGAGACGGCCGTCGCCGTTGATTCGGTGAAGTGCAATGCCAACTCGACGTCGGCCGACATGCGAGCCATGCCATCGAGCGTGGGCGCCGCCGCGATGCCGCTGGTCGCCGCACCAAACGTGCGCCCGCCCACGCCGATGGCGGCGACCGCGCCGCCGAGGACGATGGTGGTGATGGCCATCGCGACGAGCATCTCGGCCAGCGAGAACCCTCGACGTCGGGTTGGGCGGCTCAAGGCGTGATCCTCGCCTGCCCGGTCGTCGCGTCGACGGTGATGGTGGCCCCGGAAACGCCGTTCCGTAGCGTGACCGTCCCGCCGTCCGACGGAATCCCATAGCCCGAGATCGTGTATTCCGTCCCGGCGCCGAACGTCGCGCTGCTGATCTCGGCATCCATGGAGCCGAAGTCGAGGTCGAGCACGAGATCGGGACCGCCCACGGTACCGGCGGGCATGCCCGCGAACGTCACGACATGGTTGGTGGTGTCGAACTGCACGGTGACCGGCGTACCGGATGCCCGGGCATAGGCTGCGCTGCGATCCAGGTCGGCCCGTAGCTGGTGGACGGCCGACTGCAAGCGATACCGGGCCACCGCGCTGCCGTAAGCCGGCAGCGCGAGGCCCGCGATAGCACCAATGATCAGGAGCACGACGGTCAGCTCCACCAGCGTGAAGCCGTGCCGTCCGGCCGAGATCGGATCAATAGCTCGTGTACAGCGTGCCGGTGTCATCGGTCGCAGCGCCGGTGTTGGCGGTGATCACGCCGGTCGTTTCGTTGTACAGCCAGGCGATGCCGGCGGCGTCTGCCGCGGCCACGCCGTTGTTCCCCTTCTGGGCGCCCACCTGGATGGTGGGAATCTCCTTCAGGTACGGGCCGTAGATGAACACGCCGGTCTTGGTCGCGTTCAGGTTTCCGTCGACGTCCGTGAACTGGTTGACCAGCGCGTTCTCGAAGTTGGCCACCGTCGGATACGTGTTGTTGTGCTCGGCGTAGTACAGCTCCAGAGCACTCCGCATGGTCGCCAGATCGGCACGCAGTCGCGAAGACGTCGCGCCGGCGGCGCCACGGCTCATGCGGGGCACGGCGACGGCCGCCAGGATCCCCAGGATCGCGATCACGATCACCAGCTCGATCAGGCTGAAGCCAGCCCGACGTGTACGCATCATCCCAACAACCATCGTGCTACCTCCGAATAGGGCTCACGGGCCCCCTTGTGCTTTGTACTGCCCTGCTCATCGATCCGATCGGCGCTCGAATCCATTGTCCATGCTGCGTTTGTGCAATCGACTGGGCCATCCAGGCCTCATAACCGGCACGATCGAACCTCAAGGCGTGCCTTCATCGGGCTGGTTGGGCAACACCAGCCGAGCCGTGCGATCCCCGGCCTGGAACAACGCCGACCGAGCGTCGATGCTGATCAGCCGATAACCGCTGACTTCGTCGCCGATGCGCACCGGCGTGCGATTGACCATGGCAACGCTGGACTCGGCGCCCTGAACGATCGTGGAGAGCTGGTGCAACCCGATGAACTCGTCGACGCTCAGCAGACCGGGCTCGGTACGCCCTTCCACTGCCGACGATCGGTCCGCGAACGGGTTCGAGCCCGTTGCCGCAGGCAAATCGCCGATGGCAGCGTCGAGCCGATCGTTCCACTGCACCGCCACGTCGGATGCGAGCGCGCTCGGGGAAGCACTCGGCGAAGTGGTCGTATCGGACGCAGCTGGCGAAGTGGTCGCGACCCCGGTCGGTCCGGCTTGTTGTCCCGTACTCGCCTGCGCGCCGCTCGGCGAACCCAGCAGGAACTGGTCGATCGCCAGGATCAAGCCCGCCGAACCCAGCAGACCCAGCAGTACTTTTCGTTCCTTGTTTAATGCCATGGCCTTGGACCTATCGATCCGGAGCGGCGGCAGATGGAGCCGAACCGGCCGGCGTGGTCGTGGCGGCGTCCGTCGCTGACGGTTGGGGCGCATGTACCAGTACGGTGGCCATCAACGCAAGGCGTTCGGCGTCGGTGGGTGATGGCACGATCGCGAATCCCTCGATCTCGGCCGTCGGGAGATGGTCCTGGAACTGCGACACGAACGCGTCGATGTCCGAGAACGAGCCCATGGCATTGACCGTCAGCTGCGTGCGCGCCAGCCCGTCTACACGCTCGGTGCCGGAGCGATCAGCGCCAAGAATCGTCAGGCCGAACCCGGTGGCTACCTCGGTGAGGTGGCCGACGAGCTTCTCGCTGGGGATGGGCTCGGCGCTACCGGCTTCTCGGAGCGACCCGAGCCTCGCCTCGGCGGTGGCCAACGCTGCCTTGGCGGCGCGTACGCGTTCACCGGCCCGCGCGATTGCCTCGTGCTGGGACCGTGCCTGCGCCTCGGCTTGCAGCGATGGCATGACCCCGAACGCGTATGCGAGCCCCCCGAGCGCGAGCACGCCCGCGACGCCGACGGCGTGGACGTGCACGGGCAGGACCTTGGTATGCATGGATTGAACTGGCTCGAAATCGGTCATGGCGTGTCTTTCTCGGCGGCCTTGGGCGCGATCACGCAGTCGATGGAGAATTCCGGACGCCCGCTCGTGCTGCGCAACGGCGTCATGCCGTGCCGGACGCTCTCGAACAGGCCCGTCTCGTCGAGCCGGGCCGCCAACTCGGCCGCGGTAGCCCTCGAGTTCGCGTCTCCCGTGATCGAGAGCGACCAGGACGGGACGCCGCCAGGCCGGGGCTGAACGTTGATGGAACGAAGGCGAATTCCCTCGCCCGCATTGCCGACGATGACGTCCAGCAGCGAGCCCCAGCGAAGCGATGCCGAGGCACGAGACCGGGCGTGTTCGGCGCCCTCCAGCGTGCGAACCCGGGCGCGGAGGTCGGCCAGGCTCGCCTCGATCGTCTCGGCCCGCTGCGTGAGGCCCGCGGGCATCGCCGGCGGCCGGGCGCGCGTCGCGAAGGCGGCGAGTACACCGCCGCCAACCAGGATCGACAGCGAGCACAACGCCAACGCCCACGCCGAGATGCATCGCTGCAATCGGCGGGCGGTGGCTCGGTGGCGCGGGAGCAGGTTCGTGCCGGTCATGCCAGGTCCTCCAGCAACGCGAGGCCGATCGCAGCCGCGAAACGACCGCCGACGGCCTGTCCGTTCCCATCGATGGGCTGGGCCACTGCGTTCTGGTAGCGGCTTGCAAGGACGTCCATGATGCCGGCCTGCTCACCCCCGGCCCCCAGCACGCTGATGGCTGCCGGCGCATGCGAGCGCGAGCGGTGGCGTGCGAACGCGATGCAGGCGTCGATCTCGGTCGCCAGGCGCCGTCCGACCTCGGCGTCGCCCTGCGATCCATCCAGCCGTAATCCCGCCGGCGTGCGCGCATACAACAGGGTGCTGTGGTGCAGCACGACGATGCGAACGCCCCAGGATTCCAGCCGTGCCCCGACCCGAACGGTGGCGGCCGTCGGTGCGGCAGCAAGCACGCGGCCCAACGCGCGCGACGGATCGTCGACGCCCGCGACGCGCAGCCCGGCTGATTCGAGTGCGCCAATCACCTCGTCGGTCGGTGCGATCTCGCAGCCAACGGCCATGACCTGGACCGCCGGCCCGGGCGTTGGCAGCCCCCAGTACGAGAGCTCGAAGGTACCGGGCTCCAGCTTCGTACGCTGGACGAACTCGGCATTGGCAAGCTGATCGATCGGCGCTCCCGATGTCGCGGGCGGAAGCTCCATCGTGGTGGTCTTCAGCGCCTCGGCCGGGGCATTGATCACGCAGGGCGCCGACTTGAAGCCATGCCGGAAGAGCAGCGATTCGAGTTCCACCGCCTCGGCCGGGGTGACGGCACCGTCCCCCGATCGGCGAGCCATCCGCACGCCGTGCAGGAGCGTCCAGCCGCTGCGGTTCAGCCGCACCTGGGCCGCCGTAATCGCGTCGGGAGAGATATCGATGCCGGTCCGTACGCTGCTCATGACGGTCTTCCCTTTATGATGCTCCAGCCGACGCGGTAAGGTCGAACAGCGGCAGGAACATGCTCGTGGCGATGCCACCGACGACGATGCCCAGCGTGACGAGGAGGAGCGGCTCGATGATGGCGCTGAGCGCCTTCAGCGTTGCTTCGTTCTCTTCCTCAAGGAAGTCGGCAACGTTGCCCAGCATCATGCCCATACGACCGGTCCGCTCGCCCGTGCGCACGCCCTCGCGAACGAGCCCGTGCAACAGGCTTGCTTCCTCGAACACGGTGCTGATCGGCTGGCCGACCTCGGCGGCGTCGTGAGCCTGACGGAGCAGCGCGGCGTACTCGGGACTACGCATCGAACCCGCGCACAGCGACAGCACGTCGAGCAGTGGCAGGTGGCTCTCGAGCAGCAGCGAGACCATCCGTGCCAGACGGGCGCTCGCGATCGATCGCGAGATGTCGCCAAGCTTGGGCGTCCGCAGCAGCGTGCGATCGATGAGCCTGGCCGTCGCGGGCTGCAGCAGGGCAAACCGCGCCAGCAGCGCTGCCGGCACGATGGAGGCCAGCCACGCCCACCAGTACTCGCGGAGCATGGTGCTGAGCCAGAGGAAGAACTGCGTGCTGGGCGGGATCGCCGTCTCCAGCGACTCGAACATCGACTCGAACCGCGGGAACACCATGATGAGCATCACGAGCACCACGATGAAACCGATGCCGATGAGGATGCAGGGGTAGATCATCGCACCGACGATCGCACGGCGCATCGCCAGCTTCTGGCGCATGAGCGCCGACACGCGTTCGAGCATGTCGCCCAGCTTGCCGCTCGTCTCGCCGGCCGCCACCATGGCTCTGCTCACGTCGTCGAAGTAGCCCGGGTGGGCGGTCATCGCGTCCGAGAGGGGCGTGCCCGACTCGATCTCGGCCTGCACACGCTTCAGCACCTTGCGAAACTTCTCGTCGCGCGTCTGCTGGGCCATCGCCTCGACGCCCTCGGACAGCGGCGTGCCCGAGGCAATGAGCACCGAAAGGTGCCGCATGAACTGCGAGATGTCGGCCAGCTTGCCCTTGGGTCCCTTGATGCGACGGCGCGCCTGGCCAACGCCCTTGTCGGGATTGATCTCCAGGACGATGATGCCGCGCGCCCGAAGCTTGTCGCGTGCCGCGGACTCGTCGGCGGCCTCGATCGTACCGCGCTTGGGCGCGCCGCTGGTCTCGTAGCCGACGTATCGCCACTTCATGCCGCTGCCTCCGCGGGCTTGGCGTCGTCAAGATCGTCGTCGCTCCGCGTGACACGGAGCGCTTCTTCGAGGCTGGTCGAGCCGCGCTTGGCGACGAGCACGGCCTCCTCGCGCAACGACTTGCCGCCGCCCTTGAAGAACGCCTCGCGGAGCTCCATCGACGACGCGCCCGCATGTACGAGGCGACGGATCGGCGGCGTGACCTCCATGACCTCATAGACGCCCAGCCGACCCTGGAAGCCCGTGTCGTGGCAGTGCTGGCAGCCCAGGCCGCGGCGGAAGGGCGCTCGCTGCTCGTCCTCGATGCCCGCCTCGGCCAGCAGCGTCTCGTCTGGGTAGTAGCGCGTCGCGCAGTGCTGGCAGATCGTCCGGGCCAGCCGCTGGGCGATGACGCCGTTGAGCGCACCGCTGAGGAGATACGGCTCGATGCCCATGTCCAGCAATCGCTCGACGGCGCCGGGCGCGTCGTTGGTGTGCAGCGTTGCGAGCACGACGTGCCCGGTGATGGCTGCCTGCGTGGCGACGCGGGCGGTGTCCTGGTCGCGGATCTCGCCGACCATGATGACGTCGGGGTCCTGACGCAGGATGCTGCGAAGGGCCTTGGCGAAGCTCAGGCCGATGGCGTCCTGCACCTGGATCTGGTTGATCAGGTCGAGCTGGTACTCGACCGGGTCTTCGACGGTCACGATGTTGCGCTCGGGGCTGCTGAGCAGTTCGAGCGCCGAGTAGAGCGTCGTTGACTTGCCGCTGCCCGTCGGCCCGGTCACGAGCATGAGCCCGTAGGGCTTGCGCAGCATCCGCGTGATGGTCATCATCAGCTCGGGGCGGATGCCCAGATCGGCCAGGCTCGAGTTCAGGTTGTCGCGGTCCAGGATGCGGATCACCAGCTTCTCGCCCAGCAGCGTGGGGATGCTGGAGACACGCAAGGACACCTCGCGGCCCTCGGCCATGATCCGGATCCGGCCCTCCTGGGGCATGCGCTTCTCGGCGATGTCGAGCTTGGCCAGGATCTTCACGCGCGACGCGATGGCCGAGTGCATGCCCTGCGGCGGGCGCATGAGGTCGCGCAGCGTGCCGTCGATGCGGTAGCGGATGCGCGTGCCCTTGTGGCTGGGCTCGATGTGGATGTCGCTGGCTCGGTCGCGGATGGCCGTCAGCACCGCCATGTTCACGAGGTTGACGATGGGGCTGCCGGCGATGATCTTGGCGAGGTCGCCCTCGGCCTCTTCCTCGTCGACGTTCTCCTTGTCGAAGACCTCGACGTCCGACTCGCGGAGCTGCGACAGGAAGGCCGTCAGGTTCGCCTGACTCTGGGCGTACTTGTCGATGAATTCATCGATGTTGGCGCGAAGCGCCAGCACGGGCCTGATGCGGCACTCGGTGATCGCGCTCAGGCGATCGATCGTGGGCAGCGACTGCGGCTCGGCCATCGCCACGGTCATCTCGTCGCGGATGCGGAACATCGGCATGACGCCCAGCTCGTGGGCGACGTCGGCGGTCACGAGCTTGAGCAACTCGGGGTCGACCAGCCCGTGCCGGAGCACGCACGAGGGCAGGTCCAGGTGCTGGCCCAGCGTGTGGACGAGCGTGGCGGGCGAGATGATGCCCTCTTCAACGAGGATCTCGCCCAGCAGCGTGCCTTCGGCCTGCTGGCGCTGCAGCGCGGCGCCGAGCTGGTCCTCGGTGATGACGCCGCGGTCGACCAGCACGTCGCCGATGCGGGCGACCGGTGGCGGCGTGGCGGCCTGGTCGTGGGTCGGTCGTTCGTCGCTGGCGGAACTCACAGGAAGCTCCTCGCAGCCGACACGCCGTCGGCATAGATGTCGAAGCGTCCGGCGATGCCCGTCAGCTCGAGGCACTCCCGCACGGTCTCGTGCAAGCCGCAGAGCTTCAGCACGCGGCCGGCGGCACCGAGCTGGTCGGTCGCGTCGAGGAGCGACTCGAGCGCGGCGCTGTCCATGAAGGGGACGGCGGTAGCGTCGACGACGCAGCGGCCCATCGATCGCGTGGCCGCGTCGAGCAGCTTCGTGCGGAACACGGCCGAGTCCTGCTGCGTGATGGCCCCATCGGGCCTGACGAAGGTGACGGCCCCCCGCACCTGCTCATCGATGCGCATCGTTCCGCTCCCTTCAAGCGACGAGCCGACCACCGGGAATGAACATCGTGAAGACGCTGCCCTTGCCCGGCTCGGAGTCGACGTCGATGCCGCCCTCGTGGCCCAGCATGATTTCCTTGGCGAGCGTGAGGCCCAGGCCCGTGCCCTGGGTGCCCGAGGCCCGTACGTCGTCGGTGCGGTAGAACCGCTCGAAGATGCGCTGGCGGTCGGCCTCGGCGATGCCCACGCCCGTATCGCGTACGGAAACGTCCAGCCCCTCGTCGCCCCAGTCGGCTGACAAGGTGACGACGCCGCCCTCCGGCGTGTACTTGATGGCGTTGCCCAGCACGTTGTGGTAGGCCTGGAGCAGCTTGTCGCGGTCGCCGCGCACGACGGGCAGCTTGGGCGGCAGCGTGAACTTCAGCGTGACGCCCTTGCCCTTGGCCTGGTTCTCGAACTCGAGACGCAGCTCTTCGAAGAGCTGATCAAGCCGTACTTCGCCCTCCTGGATCGACAGCGCCCCGGCTTCCATCTCGCTCACGCTGAGCATGTCGGAGACGACGCGCTCGAGCCGGCGAACCTCTTGGTTGATGACGTTCAGGCACGTGCCCAGCATCGCCTCGTCGCAATCGTCGCCCAGCGCCGTCTCGGCATACAGACGCATGTTGGTCAGCGGCGTGCGCAGCTCGTGGGTGGCGTGGGCAATGAAGTTGGCCCGCGCCTCCTCGGCCGCGTTGAGCTGGGTGATGTCCTCGATCACGACGACGTGGCCGTCCATGCCTTGGCCGTCGCGCACCGTAATGCGGAGGTGGGACGTCGCTTCACCGATCGTGCGATCGAGCTCGATGGTCCCCCGACGCAGGCCGTGCCCTCCCGGAGCATTCACCAGCGCCGAAACGTCGAGCACGTCGGTGAGCGGCTTGTGCTGGAGCTCGGCGAGATCGACGCCCAGCAGCATGACCGCTGCCGTGTTGGCGAATCGGATGTCCAGTCCCGGGCCGACCACCAGCACGCCCTGCCAGAGTGCCGAGCAAACCGAGGTCGCAAGCTGGCCGTCGCCGGTCGCGGCCGCGATTCCTGGCTCGTGGCCGGCGGTCTTGCGAGCAGGTCCTTCCTGGAGGCGGTCGACGAGGGCGTTCCAGGCGCCGGCCTCGGGGCCGAAGCGATCGGCCAGCCGCAGTTCGCTCGGAGCCGCCTTGTGGTTTTCGGACGCGAGGACCGCCTCGCGGAGGGCGCTCATCGAGAGCATGCGGCCGCGCACCCAGCGGCCCATCAAGACCAAGCCGAGGATGGCTCCTGCGCCAATGGCACCGAGTTCGACCCAGGCCTGGACCGTCTCGGGGCGACCTGCGGCGTCGATGTAGAGCCAGGAATAAGCCCCGATAACCACGGCCACGATGCCAACCGACGCGGCGACGAATCCGAGGATCGTGCGTTCACGCCGGTGCAGCAAGCTGATGCCCATGATGCAAACCCCTGCCAGGCACCGACTTGGGTGACCATCACGCCAAGACGGAGTCGCTCATCGAGGTCTATCGACCAGGACGGGGCGGCACTGAAGGCAAGTTGGGCGGATTCTGCGGACTCGCGAAGGTGGGCGATCAGTCGAAGCGGAAGACGCCCTTGCGGAGGCCGTACAGGAAGGCGACCACCGTCGTGAAGAGGAAGAAGAGGATGCGGACCAGCCACCAGAGGCGGTCTTCGGAGCCGAGCTCGAGGTTGGCGAACGTCGTGGCCCATGGATACAGGAACACGACCTCGACGTCGAACACCAGGAACACCATGGCGATCAGGTAGAACCGCACGTTGAACCGCTTGCGGGCCGTGCCCACGGGCTCCATGCCGCTCTCATACGACAGGGCCTTGGTCTCACCGGCCCGATTCGGGCCGAGGATGCGCGTGAGCACCAGGTTCATCACCGAAAAGCCCACCACGGCCATCAAGATGATCGCCAAGGGCAGGTAGGCTACAGGATCGGTCACGCCGAGCAGCATGGGCCGAGGATAGGCCGGTTGAGGGCGGTCTTTCCGCTCGGCACCCTTGCACGACCGTCGGGGCAGGCCCACCCCGGGGTGCCACTTTGGCGGTCCGGTGCGCCGAAGGCCGGTGGTGGGCAGGGCGGGCGAGGCTCCAGCCGTGATCTGGCGCGCCGTCGGGGTTGGCGCGCCCCTTGTAAGGGTGAGCCTCGGAGATGGTTCCGACCGCCTCGGCGGCGGGCTGTTTGATTCCGACCGACGACCCCTGATCTACTGGAGACTGCGACCCATGGCCGTCAAAGAGCTGACCTTCGACACCGACGCACGCCAGGCCCTGCTCGCCGGCGTGGAGAAGCTGGCCCGCGCGGTCAAGAGCACCCTGGGGCCCAAAGGCCGCAACGCGGTGCTCGACAAGTCCTGGGGCGGGCCGACCGTGACCAAGGACGGCGTGTCCGTTGCGGAGGAGATCGAGCTTCGCGACCCGGCCGAGGACATGGGCGCCCGGCTGGTGAAGGAAGCCGCCAGCAAGACCAGCGACGACGCCGGCGACGGCACGACCACCGCCACCGTGCTGGCCGAGGCCCTCTTCCGCCAGGGCCTGAAGTACGTGGCCGCGGGCGTGGACGCCAACGCTCTGGTCCGCGGCATGCGTCTGGCCGTGGAGGCGGCCACCGGCGCGATCGATGATCTGGCCACCCCGATCAAGGGCAAGGCCGACATCCAGAACGTCGCCACCATCAGCGCCAACAACGACGCCGAGATCGGCAAGATCATGGCCGACGCCTTCGAGAAGGTGGGCAAGGACGGCGTGATCACCGTCGAAGAGGGCCGCGGCCTGGAGACCGAGGTCACGGTCGTCGAGGGCATGCAGTTTGACCGCGGTTACTTGTCGGCCAACTTCGTGACCGACGCCGACGCGATGCGCGTCGAGTTCGACAAGGCGCTCGTGCTGATCCACGAGGACAAGATCGACAACGTGCAGAAGCTCGTGCCCGTGCTCGAGAAGGTGATGAGCGCCAAGAAGCCGCTGCTCATCATCGCCGAAGACATTACGGGCGAGGCGCTATCGACGCTGGTCATCAACAAGCTGCGCGGCACGTTGCAGGTCGCCGCCGTCAAGGCTCCGGGCTATGGCGACCGCCGCAAGGCCATGCTGAACGACATCGCCGTGCTGACGGGCGCGACGGCCGTGATGAAGGACCTGGGCATGGACCTGGAGAAGGTCACGCTCGGCGACCTGGGCATGGCCAAGAAGGTCGAGATCGACGCGGACAACACGACGATCATCGAGGGTGCCGGCAAAACCAGCGACATCCAGAGCCGCATCGGCCAGATCCGCCGGGAGATCGAGGAGTCGACCAGCGACTACGACCGCGAGAAGCTGCAGGAGCGGCTGGCGAAGCTCGCCGGCGGCGTGGCTCAGATCAAGGTGGGCGCCGCGAGCGAGGCCGAGATGAAGGAGCGCAAGGCCCGCGTCGAGGACGCGCTGCACGCCACCCGCGCGGCGGTCGCCGAGGGCATCGTGCCCGGCGGCGGCACCAGCTTCATCCACGCCGTCGCGGCCATCGAGAAGCTCAAGGAGTGGAAGGCCGTGTTCGGCAAGGAGCGCGACGTGTCGGCCGACGAGGTAGGCCACGCGAAGTACGACGTAGCCTCGGGCATGCACATGGTGCGCGACGCCCTGACCGTGCCGACCAAGACCATCGCCGACAACGCCGGTGTCAAGGGCACCGTCGTGGTCGCCCGCATCCAGGAGCAGATCGAGAGCGACCCGAAGACCAACTTCGGCTACAACGCGCTCACCGACACCTACGAGGACCTGGTGAAGGCCGGCGTGATGACGCCCGCGAAGGTCGATCGCTCGGCCCTGCAGAACGCCGCGAGCGTTGCGAGCGTGCTGCTCGCGGCCGACTGCCTGATCACCGAGAAGCCCGGCGCCGACGACGACGCCGGCGGCGCCCCTGACATGGACGGCATGGGTGGAATGGGCGGCATGGGTGGCATGGGCATGGGCGGCATGGGTGGCATGCCTGGAATGGGTGGCATGGGCTTCTAGACGAGCAGCCGCCCCGCGTTTGCCAACGAAAGCAAGAAGATCACGAGCGACCGAGCTCAGGAGCACAGAAGCAATGAACGTCAAGCCTCTCGATGACAGAATCGTCGTTCGCCCCGCGCCGCAGGAGACCAAGACCGAGTCTGGCATCTACCTGCCCGAGACGAGCAAGGAGCGGCCCATGACCGGCAAGGTCATCGCCGTCGGGCCGGGCCGTCGCCTGGATAACGGCGAGCGTGCCAAGCCCACCGTGAAGAAGGGCGACACCGTGGTGTACGGCAAGTACGCCGGGACCGAGGTCGAGGTGAAGGGCGACGAGCACCTGATCCTGCGCGAGAGCGAGCTTCTCGGCGTTCTCGATCGCTGATGCCCGTCGGCCCTTCTTCTGAAACCTGAAACGATACTGACCGGCCCGGCCGGAGGAGCGCACGCGTGTCCCACAAGCAAGTCATGTTCGATGATGCCGCCCTGCAGGAGATGAAGCAGGGTGTCGACCGCCTGGCCAACGCCGTCAAGTGCACGATGGGCCCGGCCGGTCGGAACGTGGTCATCCAGAAGAGCTTCGGCAATCCGCAGGTGACCAAGGACGGTGTGAGCGTGGCTCGCGAGGTCGAGCTTCCCGAGCCGTTCGCGTCGATGGGCGCGAAGATGGTCCATCAAGTGGCCAAGAAGACCAACGACAAGGCCGGCGACGGCACGACGACCGCGACGGTGCTAGCCCAGGCGATCTTCAACGCCGGGCTCAAGCACGTGGCCGCCGGCGCTAACGCCGTGCAGGTGCAGCGCGGCGTGAACAACGCGGCCCAGGCTGCGAGCGACGCCATCGAGGGCTTCGCCGTCAAGTGCAAGGGCAAGGACGACTACCGCAAGGTGGCGACCGTGTCGGCCAACCACGACGCGTCGGTCGGCGAGCTCATCGCCGAGGCCATCAGCAAGGTCGGGGCCGAGGGCGTGGTCGAGGTCGAGGAAGGCCGCGGCAACGAGACCGAGCTCGAGTTCGTCGAGGGCATGCAGTTCGACAAGGGCTACATGTCGCCCTACTTCATGACCGACCCCAAGAGCGCCGAGTGCGTGCTCGAGGACTGCCTGATCCTCATCCACGAGAAGAAGATCGCCAACCTGACCGACCTGCTGCCGCTCTTGAACAAGGCCGTGTCGGCCGGCAAGCCGCTGCTGATCATCGCTGAGGACATGGAGAACGAGGCGCTGGCGACGCTGGTGATCAACCGCCTGCGCGGCTCGCTGAAGATCGCGGCCGTCAAGGCGCCGGGTTTCGGTGATCGTCGCAAGGCGATGCTGCAGGACATCGGCATCCTGACCGGCGGCACGTTCTTCGCCGAGGACCTGGGCCGCAGCCTCGAGTCGATCGAGCTCAATGAGCTTGGCAAGGCCAAGAAGGTCGTCATCACCAAGGACGACACCACGATCATCGAGGGCGCGGGCAAGAAGAAGGACATCACTGCCCGGGCCGAGCAGATCAAGGCCCAGCACGAGGCCTCGACCAGCGAGTACGACCGCGAGAAGCTGATGGAGCGCCACGCCAAGCTCACCGGCGGCGTATGCATCATCCACGTCGGCGGCTCGAGCGAGGTCGAGATGAAGCAGCGCAAGGACCTCGTCGAGGACGCGCTCGCGGCGACCCGCGGCGCGGCCAAGGAGGGCTACGTGGCCGGCGGCGGCGTCGCGCTCTTGCGCACCCAGGACGCCATCGAGGCGGCCCGCAAGAAGGCCAAGGGCGACGAGCAGATCGGCTACGACATCGTCTATGACGCGGTCGAGAGCTGCGTGCGTCAGATCGCCGAGAACGCCGGCTTCGA contains:
- a CDS encoding ATP-binding protein; its protein translation is MGISLLHRRERTILGFVAASVGIVAVVIGAYSWLYIDAAGRPETVQAWVELGAIGAGAILGLVLMGRWVRGRMLSMSALREAVLASENHKAAPSELRLADRFGPEAGAWNALVDRLQEGPARKTAGHEPGIAAATGDGQLATSVCSALWQGVLVVGPGLDIRFANTAAVMLLGVDLAELQHKPLTDVLDVSALVNAPGGHGLRRGTIELDRTIGEATSHLRITVRDGQGMDGHVVVIEDITQLNAAEEARANFIAHATHELRTPLTNMRLYAETALGDDCDEAMLGTCLNVINQEVRRLERVVSDMLSVSEMEAGALSIQEGEVRLDQLFEELRLEFENQAKGKGVTLKFTLPPKLPVVRGDRDKLLQAYHNVLGNAIKYTPEGGVVTLSADWGDEGLDVSVRDTGVGIAEADRQRIFERFYRTDDVRASGTQGTGLGLTLAKEIMLGHEGGIDVDSEPGKGSVFTMFIPGGRLVA
- a CDS encoding NADH-quinone oxidoreductase subunit A; translated protein: MLLGVTDPVAYLPLAIILMAVVGFSVMNLVLTRILGPNRAGETKALSYESGMEPVGTARKRFNVRFYLIAMVFLVFDVEVVFLYPWATTFANLELGSEDRLWWLVRILFFLFTTVVAFLYGLRKGVFRFD
- the groL gene encoding chaperonin GroEL (60 kDa chaperone family; promotes refolding of misfolded polypeptides especially under stressful conditions; forms two stacked rings of heptamers to form a barrel-shaped 14mer; ends can be capped by GroES; misfolded proteins enter the barrel where they are refolded when GroES binds); translation: MAVKELTFDTDARQALLAGVEKLARAVKSTLGPKGRNAVLDKSWGGPTVTKDGVSVAEEIELRDPAEDMGARLVKEAASKTSDDAGDGTTTATVLAEALFRQGLKYVAAGVDANALVRGMRLAVEAATGAIDDLATPIKGKADIQNVATISANNDAEIGKIMADAFEKVGKDGVITVEEGRGLETEVTVVEGMQFDRGYLSANFVTDADAMRVEFDKALVLIHEDKIDNVQKLVPVLEKVMSAKKPLLIIAEDITGEALSTLVINKLRGTLQVAAVKAPGYGDRRKAMLNDIAVLTGATAVMKDLGMDLEKVTLGDLGMAKKVEIDADNTTIIEGAGKTSDIQSRIGQIRREIEESTSDYDREKLQERLAKLAGGVAQIKVGAASEAEMKERKARVEDALHATRAAVAEGIVPGGGTSFIHAVAAIEKLKEWKAVFGKERDVSADEVGHAKYDVASGMHMVRDALTVPTKTIADNAGVKGTVVVARIQEQIESDPKTNFGYNALTDTYEDLVKAGVMTPAKVDRSALQNAASVASVLLAADCLITEKPGADDDAGGAPDMDGMGGMGGMGGMGMGGMGGMPGMGGMGF
- a CDS encoding co-chaperone GroES — encoded protein: MNVKPLDDRIVVRPAPQETKTESGIYLPETSKERPMTGKVIAVGPGRRLDNGERAKPTVKKGDTVVYGKYAGTEVEVKGDEHLILRESELLGVLDR